The Astatotilapia calliptera chromosome 17, fAstCal1.2, whole genome shotgun sequence genome has a segment encoding these proteins:
- the LOC113009798 gene encoding toll-like receptor 1 isoform X1 yields the protein MSPQSTSVAVLIGTVVIVSLMRPDCTAIKENNEGFKLCVTSMRGVKDLSHQNITSVPSSLSNETQYLDISYNVIQTLEGTEFSGLSQLCFLKAAHCGLREISATVFTHTPALKILNISNNDLAFIPDISLKQLKILDLANNLYTSYELPASFQNFTKLDFLSLGSTAALSVSYGDFDALMNASVQHLALGAGTHWQKYESGSLAKIKSLKKLSLFASFCGTFGMFENLLVDLNVTQAKMLRFISLFPDSCNVSDNPFKNLRTMPFIQNLTLENTWINSTFMVVFMKNVWLSPLHELSFVNITYNEDTPDGFNLPPINHTINLSSVIFNGVNHYQYRYPTINMSFEAFSRLTYLKFSGTGMNILPCRVMTALPSLEILDLSDNLLTESGFWWTPCSNSSVFPKLRKLSLSRNRFSSLSFISQKTHQMNSLESLDLSFNSIHLDGDCYWPAQLTELSLGNNNLGNSVFAYLSSDFEKIDLSKTGITSIMQKDLTRFSKLTHLTLSSNSIQVIPVDLSVPALLSLHIDQNAITSISREVLAGLPRLQKLKVGGNPFVCSCDSYWFITAFNKSLIMDWPLDYTCNTPLSFAGLPLSEYKPSKLSCEMWLQAAVALPVLIVISAAVGLVFHKCDGAWYTKMLWVWIRMKRRGKKRSNILNNASFSYHAFISYSNQDSDWVDTHLVPTLEGAGFSLCVHERDFVPGEWIIDNIINCVESSYKTLFVLSKHFVQSEWCNYELFFAQHRAISVHRDSLVFILLEPIPTDSLPKKYLRLRSLLRQQTYLEWPKDDRKQQTFWASLKSTLHIADKSVVLKDIALAISDTVPLFADQM from the exons ATGTCTCCACAAAG CACATCTGTGGCTGTTTTGATTGGGACCGTAGTCATCGTGTCCCTAATGAGACCGGACTGCACAGCTATTAAGGAAAATAACGAAGGATTCAAACTATGCGTCACATCAATGCGAGGTGTCAAAGACCTCTCACATCAAAACATCACCAGTGTTCCATCAAGTCTTTCCAACGAAACACAGTATTTGGACATCTCCTACAACGTCATCCAAACGCTGGAAGGAACTGAGTTTTCTGGACTATCCCAGCTTTGTTTTTTGAAAGCAGCTCACTGTGGACTTCGGGAGATTTCAGCCACAGTGTTCACCCACACACCAGCACTCAAAATTCTCAACATATCTAACAATGACTTAGCGTTCATCCCTGACATTTCcttgaaacagctgaaaattcTTGATCTGGCCAACAACCTGTATACCAGCTATGAATTACCGGCATCCTTTCAGAACTTTACAAAGCTAGACTTCCTGTCTCTGGGTAGTACAGCTGCTCTGTCAGTGAGCTACGGTGACTTTGATGCCCTGATGAATGCTTCTGTTCAGCATCTGGCTTTGGGAGCAGGAACTCACTGGCAAAAGTATGAATCTGGTTCTCTTGCAAAAATCAAGTCTCTCAAAAAACTGTCCCTCTTTGCATCTTTTTGTGGAACCTTTGGGATGTTTGAGAACCTCCTTGTGGACTTGAATGTGACACAAGCAAAAATGTTGCGATTCATCTCTCTATTTCCAGACAGCTGCAATGTGAGCGACAACCCCTTTAAGAACCTGAGAACAATGCCTTTTATACAGAATCTCACCTTAGAAAACACCTGGATAAACAGCACGTTTATGGTGGTGTTCATGAAGAACGTGTGGCTTTCCCCTCTCCACGAGCTCTCATTTGTCAACATCACTTACAATGAGGATACACCAGATGGCTTTAATTTACCACCCATTAATCACACAATCAATCTTTCCTCAGTTATCTTTAATGGTGTGAATCATTATCAATACAGATATCCCACGATAAACATGAGCTTTGAGGCCTTCTCCAGACTGACCTATTTAAAGTTCTCTGGGACTGGAATGAATATTTTACCCTGCAGAGTCATGACTGCCCTGCCATCACTGGAGATTCTTGATCTATCAGATAACCTGCTGACAGAATCGGGCTTCTGGTGGACTCCGTGTTCAAACAGCTCTGTTTTTCCCAAACTGCGGAAGCTGTCTTTAAGCAGGAACCGCTTCAGCAGTCTTTCCTTTATCTCTCAGAAGACACATCAGATGAACTCACTAGAGTCTCTGGATCTCAGCTTCAACTCCATCCACTTGGATGGGGACTGCTATTGGCCTGCTCAGCTGACTGAGCTTAGCCTTGGAAACAACAACCTGGGCAACAGTGTCTTTGCATATCTGTCATCAGACTTTGAGAAGATTGACTTGTCAAAGACAGGAATAACGTCTATAATGCAAAAGGATCTGACTCGCTTTTCCAAGCTGACACATCTTACACTTAGCTCCAACAGCATCCAGGTTATCCCGGTAGATCTTAGTGTCCCAGCTCTGCTAAGTCTTCACATAGACCAGAATGCTATCACATCTATATCGAGAGAGGTCTTGGCAGGGCTTCCCAGGCTTCAGAAACTCAAAGTTGGAGGCAATCCGTTTGTCTGTTCGTGTGACTCCTATTGGTTCATCACTGCTTTCAACAAGTCCTTGATAATGGACTGGCCCTTAGATTATACATGTAACACACCACTGTCATTTGCAGGTCTGCCATTGTCAGAGTACAAACCCAGTAAGCTGTCGTGTGAGATGTGGCTTCAAGCTGCAGTTGCGCTGCCCGTGCTAATAGTTATATCTGCAGCCGTAGGTCTGGTTTTTCATAAATGTGATGGAGCATGGTATACAAAGATGTTATGGGTCTGGATAAGGATGAAAAGGAGAGGCAAGAAACGTTCCAATATTTTGAACAATGCATCCTTTAGTTATCATGCGTTCATTTCCTACAGTAATCAAGATTCTGACTGGGTGGACACCCACCTGGTTCCCACTTTGGAAGGTGCTGGATTTTCCCTATGTGTCCACGAGAGAGACTTTGTCCCTGGAGAGTGGATCATAGACAACATCATCAACTGTGTTGAGTCTAGCTACAAGACGCTGTTTGTCCTCTCCAAACACTTTGTGCAAAGCGAATGGTGCAACTACGAGCTCTTCTTCGCTCAGCACCGAGCCATCAGTGTCCATCGGGACTCACTGGTCTTCATATTATTGGAGCCCATTCCGACAGACTCTCTTCCTAAGAAGTATTTGAGACTCAGAAGTTTGCTGAGGCAGCAGACATACCTTGAGTGGCCAAAAGatgacaggaagcagcagacTTTCTGGGCAAGCCTGAAATCCACGCTGCATATTGCAGACAAATCTGTTGTTCTGAAAGACATTGCACTGGCCATTTCAGATACAGTACCTCTGTTTGCAGACCAAAT GTGA
- the LOC113009798 gene encoding toll-like receptor 1 isoform X2: MRPDCTAIKENNEGFKLCVTSMRGVKDLSHQNITSVPSSLSNETQYLDISYNVIQTLEGTEFSGLSQLCFLKAAHCGLREISATVFTHTPALKILNISNNDLAFIPDISLKQLKILDLANNLYTSYELPASFQNFTKLDFLSLGSTAALSVSYGDFDALMNASVQHLALGAGTHWQKYESGSLAKIKSLKKLSLFASFCGTFGMFENLLVDLNVTQAKMLRFISLFPDSCNVSDNPFKNLRTMPFIQNLTLENTWINSTFMVVFMKNVWLSPLHELSFVNITYNEDTPDGFNLPPINHTINLSSVIFNGVNHYQYRYPTINMSFEAFSRLTYLKFSGTGMNILPCRVMTALPSLEILDLSDNLLTESGFWWTPCSNSSVFPKLRKLSLSRNRFSSLSFISQKTHQMNSLESLDLSFNSIHLDGDCYWPAQLTELSLGNNNLGNSVFAYLSSDFEKIDLSKTGITSIMQKDLTRFSKLTHLTLSSNSIQVIPVDLSVPALLSLHIDQNAITSISREVLAGLPRLQKLKVGGNPFVCSCDSYWFITAFNKSLIMDWPLDYTCNTPLSFAGLPLSEYKPSKLSCEMWLQAAVALPVLIVISAAVGLVFHKCDGAWYTKMLWVWIRMKRRGKKRSNILNNASFSYHAFISYSNQDSDWVDTHLVPTLEGAGFSLCVHERDFVPGEWIIDNIINCVESSYKTLFVLSKHFVQSEWCNYELFFAQHRAISVHRDSLVFILLEPIPTDSLPKKYLRLRSLLRQQTYLEWPKDDRKQQTFWASLKSTLHIADKSVVLKDIALAISDTVPLFADQM, encoded by the exons ATGAGACCGGACTGCACAGCTATTAAGGAAAATAACGAAGGATTCAAACTATGCGTCACATCAATGCGAGGTGTCAAAGACCTCTCACATCAAAACATCACCAGTGTTCCATCAAGTCTTTCCAACGAAACACAGTATTTGGACATCTCCTACAACGTCATCCAAACGCTGGAAGGAACTGAGTTTTCTGGACTATCCCAGCTTTGTTTTTTGAAAGCAGCTCACTGTGGACTTCGGGAGATTTCAGCCACAGTGTTCACCCACACACCAGCACTCAAAATTCTCAACATATCTAACAATGACTTAGCGTTCATCCCTGACATTTCcttgaaacagctgaaaattcTTGATCTGGCCAACAACCTGTATACCAGCTATGAATTACCGGCATCCTTTCAGAACTTTACAAAGCTAGACTTCCTGTCTCTGGGTAGTACAGCTGCTCTGTCAGTGAGCTACGGTGACTTTGATGCCCTGATGAATGCTTCTGTTCAGCATCTGGCTTTGGGAGCAGGAACTCACTGGCAAAAGTATGAATCTGGTTCTCTTGCAAAAATCAAGTCTCTCAAAAAACTGTCCCTCTTTGCATCTTTTTGTGGAACCTTTGGGATGTTTGAGAACCTCCTTGTGGACTTGAATGTGACACAAGCAAAAATGTTGCGATTCATCTCTCTATTTCCAGACAGCTGCAATGTGAGCGACAACCCCTTTAAGAACCTGAGAACAATGCCTTTTATACAGAATCTCACCTTAGAAAACACCTGGATAAACAGCACGTTTATGGTGGTGTTCATGAAGAACGTGTGGCTTTCCCCTCTCCACGAGCTCTCATTTGTCAACATCACTTACAATGAGGATACACCAGATGGCTTTAATTTACCACCCATTAATCACACAATCAATCTTTCCTCAGTTATCTTTAATGGTGTGAATCATTATCAATACAGATATCCCACGATAAACATGAGCTTTGAGGCCTTCTCCAGACTGACCTATTTAAAGTTCTCTGGGACTGGAATGAATATTTTACCCTGCAGAGTCATGACTGCCCTGCCATCACTGGAGATTCTTGATCTATCAGATAACCTGCTGACAGAATCGGGCTTCTGGTGGACTCCGTGTTCAAACAGCTCTGTTTTTCCCAAACTGCGGAAGCTGTCTTTAAGCAGGAACCGCTTCAGCAGTCTTTCCTTTATCTCTCAGAAGACACATCAGATGAACTCACTAGAGTCTCTGGATCTCAGCTTCAACTCCATCCACTTGGATGGGGACTGCTATTGGCCTGCTCAGCTGACTGAGCTTAGCCTTGGAAACAACAACCTGGGCAACAGTGTCTTTGCATATCTGTCATCAGACTTTGAGAAGATTGACTTGTCAAAGACAGGAATAACGTCTATAATGCAAAAGGATCTGACTCGCTTTTCCAAGCTGACACATCTTACACTTAGCTCCAACAGCATCCAGGTTATCCCGGTAGATCTTAGTGTCCCAGCTCTGCTAAGTCTTCACATAGACCAGAATGCTATCACATCTATATCGAGAGAGGTCTTGGCAGGGCTTCCCAGGCTTCAGAAACTCAAAGTTGGAGGCAATCCGTTTGTCTGTTCGTGTGACTCCTATTGGTTCATCACTGCTTTCAACAAGTCCTTGATAATGGACTGGCCCTTAGATTATACATGTAACACACCACTGTCATTTGCAGGTCTGCCATTGTCAGAGTACAAACCCAGTAAGCTGTCGTGTGAGATGTGGCTTCAAGCTGCAGTTGCGCTGCCCGTGCTAATAGTTATATCTGCAGCCGTAGGTCTGGTTTTTCATAAATGTGATGGAGCATGGTATACAAAGATGTTATGGGTCTGGATAAGGATGAAAAGGAGAGGCAAGAAACGTTCCAATATTTTGAACAATGCATCCTTTAGTTATCATGCGTTCATTTCCTACAGTAATCAAGATTCTGACTGGGTGGACACCCACCTGGTTCCCACTTTGGAAGGTGCTGGATTTTCCCTATGTGTCCACGAGAGAGACTTTGTCCCTGGAGAGTGGATCATAGACAACATCATCAACTGTGTTGAGTCTAGCTACAAGACGCTGTTTGTCCTCTCCAAACACTTTGTGCAAAGCGAATGGTGCAACTACGAGCTCTTCTTCGCTCAGCACCGAGCCATCAGTGTCCATCGGGACTCACTGGTCTTCATATTATTGGAGCCCATTCCGACAGACTCTCTTCCTAAGAAGTATTTGAGACTCAGAAGTTTGCTGAGGCAGCAGACATACCTTGAGTGGCCAAAAGatgacaggaagcagcagacTTTCTGGGCAAGCCTGAAATCCACGCTGCATATTGCAGACAAATCTGTTGTTCTGAAAGACATTGCACTGGCCATTTCAGATACAGTACCTCTGTTTGCAGACCAAAT GTGA